In Shewanella sp. VB17, a single genomic region encodes these proteins:
- a CDS encoding rod shape-determining protein — protein MFKKLRGIFSNDLSIDLGTANTLIYVRGEGIVLDEPSVVAIRGERGSGGQKTVAAVGTEAKQMLGRTPGNIQAIRPMKDGVIADFYVTEKMLQHFIKQVHNNSVFRPSPRVLVCVPVGATQVERRAIRESAMGAGAREVYLIEEPMAAAIGAGLPVSEATGSMVVDIGGGTTEVAIISLNGVVYSSSVRIGGDKFDDAIINYVRRNYGSLIGEATAERIKHTIGTAYPGDEVLEIEVRGRNLAEGVPRSFTLNSNEILEALQEPLSGIVSAVMVALEQSPPELASDISERGMVLTGGGALIRDLDRLLMQETGIPVMVADDPLTCVARGGGKALEMIDMHGGDLFSEEN, from the coding sequence ATGTTCAAAAAGCTGCGTGGCATTTTTTCTAATGATCTATCGATTGATTTAGGTACGGCTAACACTCTCATTTATGTTCGCGGAGAAGGGATCGTGTTGGACGAACCTTCAGTCGTTGCAATACGCGGTGAACGCGGCAGTGGTGGACAAAAGACTGTGGCGGCTGTCGGTACTGAAGCTAAACAGATGCTAGGTCGTACTCCTGGTAACATTCAAGCTATTCGTCCGATGAAAGACGGTGTTATTGCCGACTTTTATGTGACAGAGAAAATGTTGCAGCATTTTATTAAGCAAGTGCATAACAACAGTGTATTTCGCCCTAGCCCTCGAGTGTTGGTGTGTGTGCCTGTAGGGGCAACGCAAGTTGAGCGACGTGCTATCAGAGAATCCGCTATGGGTGCCGGTGCACGTGAAGTTTATCTCATTGAAGAGCCGATGGCGGCGGCAATTGGTGCTGGTTTACCGGTATCTGAAGCCACAGGTTCTATGGTTGTCGATATCGGTGGTGGTACCACTGAAGTGGCGATTATTTCGTTAAATGGTGTGGTTTATTCCTCTTCGGTACGCATCGGCGGTGATAAATTTGATGATGCTATTATTAATTACGTTCGTCGTAATTATGGTAGTTTAATTGGTGAAGCGACAGCTGAACGCATTAAGCACACTATTGGGACGGCATACCCAGGTGATGAAGTACTTGAAATTGAAGTACGTGGCCGTAATTTAGCTGAAGGTGTCCCGCGAAGCTTTACTTTAAATAGTAATGAGATCCTAGAAGCACTCCAAGAGCCGCTTTCTGGCATCGTCAGTGCTGTTATGGTAGCACTTGAGCAATCTCCACCAGAATTGGCATCGGATATTTCTGAGCGTGGTATGGTACTGACTGGCGGCGGTGCTTTAATTCGTGATCTTGATCGTTTGCTTATGCAAGAGACAGGGATTCCTGTGATGGTTGCCGACGATCCATTGACGTGTGTAGCTCGCGGTGGCGGCAAAGCGTTAGAGATGATCGATATGCATGGTGGCGATCTTTTCTCGGAAGAAAACTAA